Proteins from a genomic interval of Aquabacterium sp. J223:
- a CDS encoding choice-of-anchor D domain-containing protein: MPRALRRSHRPPPVAFFIAAAVASPAVAQDAVRGAGLYLQLPAAASCVACHGPDLLANRNGFLRAADRPEVLQRALNTVSAMGYLQPHLGVQEVADLAAFLGRVLPLAAGTAALEAWPLVLDFGSVVPGAVSPVQTVALRNRGGTPLPLAVQPQGDGFLLAHDCPSTLPAGARCSLSLRWQPPQAGPGRTGVVAVTNPATAQPVLVAMVGRAPAAAGAVLHWQGEPGGLDFGTVPAGEVRTRTLQLLNAGSAPAVLGTTTVIGPQSPRFATAGCATGTVLAPGLGCAMTVTHTGGGQAADAVLQTRSDGANPAALALSAAAPPAPAPSAPAPALPADDGGGGGAASGAWLVLLLWAVLALTSRSNRRRPS; encoded by the coding sequence ATGCCGCGCGCCCTGCGTCGAAGCCACCGGCCCCCGCCGGTGGCTTTTTTCATCGCCGCCGCGGTGGCCTCGCCGGCGGTCGCGCAGGACGCGGTGCGTGGCGCGGGCCTGTACCTGCAGTTGCCCGCGGCGGCGAGCTGCGTCGCCTGCCATGGGCCGGACCTGCTGGCCAACCGCAACGGATTCCTGAGGGCCGCCGACCGGCCCGAGGTCTTGCAGCGGGCGTTGAACACCGTGTCGGCCATGGGCTACCTGCAGCCGCACCTCGGCGTGCAGGAGGTCGCCGACCTGGCCGCCTTCCTCGGCCGCGTGCTGCCGCTGGCCGCCGGCACCGCCGCGCTGGAGGCCTGGCCGCTGGTGCTGGACTTCGGCAGCGTCGTGCCGGGCGCGGTGTCGCCGGTGCAGACGGTGGCGCTGCGCAACCGCGGCGGCACGCCGCTGCCCCTGGCCGTGCAGCCGCAGGGCGACGGGTTCCTGCTGGCCCACGACTGCCCCTCCACCTTGCCCGCCGGTGCGCGCTGCAGCCTGTCGCTGCGCTGGCAGCCGCCGCAGGCGGGGCCGGGTCGCACCGGCGTCGTCGCCGTGACCAACCCCGCCACCGCGCAGCCGGTGCTCGTCGCCATGGTCGGCCGGGCGCCGGCCGCGGCGGGCGCGGTGCTGCACTGGCAGGGCGAACCCGGCGGGCTGGACTTCGGCACGGTGCCGGCCGGCGAGGTGCGCACGCGAACGTTGCAGCTCCTCAACGCCGGCAGCGCCCCGGCGGTGCTGGGCACCACCACGGTCATCGGGCCGCAAAGCCCGCGCTTCGCGACCGCCGGTTGTGCCACCGGCACCGTGCTCGCGCCCGGGCTGGGCTGCGCCATGACGGTGACGCACACCGGCGGCGGTCAGGCCGCCGACGCCGTCCTGCAGACGCGCTCCGACGGCGCCAACCCGGCGGCGCTGGCCTTGTCGGCCGCCGCGCCGCCGGCACCAGCCCCGTCGGCGCCGGCGCCGGCGCTGCCCGCCGACGACGGCGGGGGTGGCGGCGCGGCCTCGGGCGCCTGGCTGGTGCTGCTGCTGTGGGCCGTGCTGGCGCTCACGAGCCGATCAAACCGCCGTCGTCCTTCGTGA
- a CDS encoding PhoX family phosphatase translates to MNKPADLPLSHIDPDDIGYNDSANPTFDSVLQARLSRRGLLRGGVGTAATALFGSVPLIACGGGDDAPAAPSTVTALGFTAVAKSLADAVTVPAGYTATVLYALGDPLTAATPAYKNDGTDTDFDNRAGDHHDGMEYFGLSASGQRDDNSSERGLLAMNHEALTQHFLHATGASNNPRPAAQADKEIPAHGVSVVEVRRTGSAFAYVQDSAFNRRITPLTEVELAGVARGNALMRTKFSTNGQRARGTINNCGTGKTPWGTLLTGEENWNGYFLRSAGDDAARGNDKSVASLNRYGRAQNSSSRHGWETAGSADQYQRWVLNKTGASTDGTDDYRNELNTFGYMVEIDPYDKTKAIKKRTTLGRFAHESAAFGKLTAGKPLAVYMGDDSRGEYFYKYVSNANWAAADATAADRIATGDKYLDAGKLYVAKFNADGNGQWIELTIANPTIAGFAGYAFADQGDVVVNARLAADAVGATKMDRPEWCGTHPTTGEVYFTLTNNSNRKVTAGAGQQAVDAANPRAYQDGFNGGAQGSPGNYNGHILRIAETGGEPGATTFKWDVYLFGAQAQRDGNSALTDAQYGNLVNLHALTAEQDFSSPDGLVFSPSTGICWIQTDDGAYTDVSNCMMLAAIPGTVGDGAKRTLDYGGGTTVDTYAGKAPTATTLKRFLVGPKDCEITGLAETPDGRALFVNIQHPGETISAANVANPNSYLSHWPANAGYGAGGTLGRPRSATIVITRTDGGRIGA, encoded by the coding sequence ATGAACAAGCCCGCCGACCTCCCGCTGAGCCACATCGATCCCGACGACATCGGCTACAACGACTCCGCCAACCCGACCTTCGACAGCGTGCTGCAGGCCCGCCTGTCGCGTCGCGGTCTGCTGCGCGGCGGGGTCGGCACGGCGGCGACGGCGCTGTTCGGCAGCGTGCCCCTGATCGCCTGCGGCGGTGGTGACGACGCGCCGGCCGCGCCGAGCACCGTCACCGCGCTGGGCTTCACGGCGGTCGCCAAGAGCCTGGCCGACGCGGTCACCGTGCCGGCCGGCTACACCGCCACCGTGCTCTATGCGCTGGGTGACCCGCTGACCGCGGCCACGCCGGCCTACAAGAACGACGGCACCGACACCGACTTCGACAACCGCGCCGGCGACCACCACGACGGCATGGAGTACTTCGGCCTGTCGGCCAGCGGACAGCGCGACGACAACTCCTCCGAGCGCGGGCTGCTGGCCATGAACCACGAGGCGCTGACGCAGCACTTCCTGCACGCCACCGGCGCCAGCAACAACCCCCGGCCGGCGGCGCAGGCCGACAAGGAGATCCCGGCGCATGGCGTGTCGGTGGTCGAGGTCCGCCGGACCGGCAGCGCCTTCGCCTACGTCCAGGACTCGGCCTTCAACCGCCGCATCACGCCGCTGACCGAAGTGGAACTGGCGGGCGTGGCACGCGGCAACGCGCTGATGCGCACCAAGTTCTCCACCAACGGCCAGCGCGCGCGGGGCACGATCAACAACTGCGGCACCGGCAAGACCCCCTGGGGCACGCTGCTGACCGGCGAGGAGAACTGGAACGGCTACTTCCTGCGCTCGGCCGGCGACGATGCCGCCCGCGGCAACGACAAGAGCGTCGCCTCGCTGAACCGCTACGGCCGGGCGCAGAACTCGTCGTCGCGCCACGGCTGGGAGACTGCCGGCAGCGCCGACCAGTACCAGCGCTGGGTGCTGAACAAGACCGGTGCCTCCACCGACGGCACCGACGACTACCGCAATGAGCTGAACACCTTCGGCTACATGGTCGAGATCGACCCGTACGACAAGACCAAGGCGATCAAGAAGCGCACCACGCTCGGCCGCTTCGCCCACGAGAGCGCGGCCTTCGGCAAGCTGACCGCGGGCAAGCCCCTGGCCGTCTACATGGGTGACGACTCGCGCGGCGAGTACTTCTACAAGTACGTCTCCAACGCCAACTGGGCGGCCGCCGACGCCACCGCCGCCGACCGCATCGCCACCGGCGACAAGTACCTGGACGCCGGCAAGCTGTACGTGGCCAAGTTCAACGCCGACGGCAACGGCCAGTGGATCGAGCTGACGATCGCCAACCCGACCATCGCCGGCTTCGCCGGCTACGCCTTCGCCGACCAGGGCGACGTGGTGGTCAACGCCCGGCTGGCCGCCGACGCGGTGGGCGCCACCAAGATGGACCGGCCGGAGTGGTGCGGCACGCACCCGACCACCGGCGAGGTCTACTTCACGCTGACCAACAACTCCAACCGCAAGGTCACCGCCGGTGCCGGCCAGCAGGCCGTCGACGCGGCCAACCCGCGCGCCTACCAGGACGGCTTCAACGGCGGCGCGCAGGGCAGCCCGGGCAACTACAACGGCCACATCCTGCGCATCGCCGAGACCGGCGGCGAGCCCGGCGCCACCACCTTCAAGTGGGACGTCTACCTCTTCGGCGCCCAGGCCCAGCGCGATGGCAACAGCGCGCTCACCGACGCGCAGTACGGCAACCTGGTGAACCTGCACGCGCTGACCGCCGAGCAGGACTTCTCCAGCCCCGACGGCCTGGTCTTCAGCCCGAGCACCGGCATCTGCTGGATTCAGACCGACGACGGTGCCTACACCGACGTCAGCAACTGCATGATGCTGGCCGCCATCCCCGGCACGGTGGGCGACGGTGCCAAGCGCACGCTCGACTACGGCGGCGGCACCACGGTGGACACCTACGCCGGCAAGGCGCCGACGGCCACGACGCTCAAGCGCTTCCTGGTCGGCCCGAAGGACTGCGAGATCACCGGCCTGGCGGAAACGCCGGACGGCCGGGCGCTGTTCGTCAACATCCAGCACCCGGGCGAAACCATCTCGGCGGCCAACGTGGCCAACCCCAACAGCTACCTCAGCCACTGGCCGGCCAACGCCGGCTACGGCGCGGGCGGCACGCTGGGCCGGCCGCGCTCGGCCACCATCGTCATCACCCGCACCGACGGCGGCCGCATCGGCGCCTGA
- the arsB gene encoding ACR3 family arsenite efflux transporter, translating to MRAVTAAGPPAAPASMSVFERWLTLWVLLCIVAGIALGQWFPSPFHALGRMEVARVNLPVGLLIWVMVVPMLLKVDFGALRQVGRHWRGIGVTLFVNWAVKPFSMALLAWVFIRHVFAPWLPEDQADGYVAGLILLAAAPCTAMVFVWSRLTGGHALFTLSQVALNDTIMVFAFAPIVALLLGLSSITVPWDTLLTSVVLYIVVPVIVAQAWRRALLRRGPAALEAVLARLAPASMAALLATLVLLFAFQGQAILRQPLVIALLAVPILLQVLFNAGLAYWLNRRLGEAHSVACPSALIGASNFFELAVAAAISLFGFESGAALATVVGVLIEVPVMLLVVRWVNASRGWYERGRSA from the coding sequence ATGCGCGCCGTCACCGCGGCCGGGCCGCCTGCAGCCCCCGCCTCCATGAGCGTCTTCGAGCGCTGGCTGACCCTGTGGGTGCTGTTGTGCATCGTCGCCGGCATCGCGTTGGGACAGTGGTTTCCGTCGCCGTTCCACGCGCTCGGTCGCATGGAGGTGGCCAGGGTCAACCTGCCGGTCGGCCTGCTGATCTGGGTCATGGTCGTGCCGATGCTGCTGAAGGTGGACTTCGGCGCGCTGCGGCAGGTGGGCCGGCACTGGCGCGGCATCGGCGTCACGCTGTTCGTCAACTGGGCGGTCAAGCCGTTCTCGATGGCGCTGCTGGCGTGGGTGTTCATCCGCCATGTCTTCGCCCCCTGGCTTCCCGAGGATCAGGCCGATGGCTACGTCGCCGGCCTGATCCTGCTGGCCGCGGCGCCCTGCACCGCCATGGTCTTCGTCTGGAGCCGGCTCACCGGCGGCCATGCGCTGTTCACGCTCAGCCAGGTGGCGCTGAACGACACCATCATGGTGTTCGCCTTCGCGCCCATCGTGGCGCTGCTGCTGGGGCTGTCCTCGATCACGGTGCCGTGGGACACGCTGCTGACCTCGGTGGTGCTGTACATCGTCGTGCCGGTGATCGTGGCCCAGGCCTGGCGGCGCGCCCTGTTGCGCCGCGGTCCGGCGGCGCTGGAGGCCGTGCTCGCGCGGCTGGCCCCGGCGTCGATGGCGGCGCTGCTGGCCACGCTGGTGCTGCTGTTCGCGTTCCAGGGCCAGGCCATCCTTCGGCAGCCGCTGGTCATCGCCCTGCTGGCGGTGCCCATCCTGCTGCAGGTGCTCTTCAACGCCGGCCTGGCCTACTGGCTGAACCGGCGGCTCGGCGAAGCGCACAGCGTGGCCTGCCCGTCGGCCCTCATCGGCGCCAGCAACTTCTTCGAGCTGGCGGTGGCGGCGGCCATCAGCCTGTTCGGCTTCGAATCCGGCGCCGCGCTGGCCACCGTCGTCGGGGTGCTGATCGAGGTGCCGGTGATGCTGCTGGTGGTGCGATGGGTCAACGCCAGCCGCGGCTGGTACGAACGCGGACGTTCCGCCTGA
- a CDS encoding arsenate reductase ArsC — protein MSDKVYQVLFACSHNSARSILAEGLLNSLAAGRFKAHSAGSHPSGIVHPMALHTLRRMRIPADGFRSKDWAEFARPEAPAMDFVFTVCDNAAGEVCPVWPGQPMTAHWGVADPAAFVGNEEQTERVFWDTALVLKRRIELMLALPMQALDRLALQREVRDIGTR, from the coding sequence ATGAGCGACAAGGTCTACCAAGTTCTCTTTGCCTGCAGCCACAACTCGGCCCGTTCCATCCTGGCAGAGGGGCTGCTCAACAGCCTGGCCGCCGGCCGGTTCAAGGCCCACTCCGCCGGCAGCCATCCGTCGGGCATCGTCCATCCGATGGCGTTGCACACGCTGCGCCGCATGCGCATCCCGGCCGACGGTTTCCGCAGCAAGGACTGGGCGGAGTTCGCCCGGCCTGAAGCGCCCGCCATGGACTTCGTCTTCACCGTCTGCGACAACGCCGCCGGCGAGGTCTGCCCGGTGTGGCCCGGCCAGCCGATGACGGCGCACTGGGGCGTCGCCGACCCCGCGGCCTTCGTCGGCAACGAGGAGCAGACCGAGCGCGTGTTCTGGGACACGGCCCTGGTGCTCAAGCGCCGCATCGAGCTGATGCTGGCGCTGCCCATGCAGGCGCTGGACCGCCTGGCCCTCCAGCGCGAAGTGCGCGACATCGGCACCCGGTGA
- a CDS encoding ArsR/SmtB family transcription factor, with amino-acid sequence MDEAVAVAALAALAQPMRLRVFRALVGAGPDGLTPGVLSASLGVPASTLSFHLKELGHAGLVTQERDGRHLIYRPAIGHMNGLLDYLSAHCCQSGPVAGCTPHPVTGCTDC; translated from the coding sequence ATGGACGAAGCCGTCGCCGTCGCCGCCCTGGCCGCGCTGGCGCAGCCGATGCGCCTGCGGGTCTTCCGCGCGCTCGTCGGCGCCGGCCCCGACGGGCTCACGCCGGGGGTGCTGTCCGCCTCGCTCGGCGTGCCGGCCTCCACGCTGTCCTTCCACCTCAAGGAACTGGGGCATGCCGGACTGGTGACGCAGGAGCGCGACGGCCGCCACCTCATCTACCGACCGGCCATCGGTCACATGAACGGGCTGCTGGACTACCTGAGCGCGCACTGCTGCCAGAGCGGGCCGGTCGCAGGCTGCACGCCGCATCCCGTCACCGGTTGCACCGACTGCTGA
- the arsJ gene encoding organoarsenical effux MFS transporter ArsJ — protein sequence MTSGTRNYAIVTAAYWGFTLSDGALRMLVLLHFYRLGHSPFTLAFLFLLYEAMGVVANLVGGWLATRFGIARMLAVGLATQIAGFLLLSALSPDWTAAVSVAWVVVAQGVCGVAKDLTKTASKSAIKATAGDASGRLFRWVAFFTGSKNAMKGLGFFLGGVLLQALGFQAALWTLAGLLALVFLGVVAFVPPLMGKGRASSSARELFAKQRGLNLLAAARLVLFGARDVWFVVGVPVFLYASGWTFTMVGAFLALWTIGYGVVQAAAPALVPRSGDGLSAEVPAARWWSAGLALVPMALAVPVVLQVPHLEWVVVAGLGVFGVAFAVNSSIHSYLVLAYAGSEKAAEDVGFYYAANAMGRFVGTLLSGLLYQWGGLAWALAGSAAMLTACWALTLALPVDKG from the coding sequence ATGACCTCCGGCACCCGGAACTACGCCATCGTCACCGCGGCCTACTGGGGCTTCACCCTCAGCGACGGCGCGCTGCGCATGCTGGTGCTGCTGCACTTCTACCGGCTGGGCCATTCGCCGTTCACGCTGGCCTTCCTGTTCCTCCTGTACGAGGCCATGGGCGTGGTGGCCAACCTGGTCGGCGGCTGGCTGGCCACCCGCTTCGGCATCGCCCGCATGCTGGCGGTGGGCCTGGCCACGCAGATCGCCGGCTTCCTGCTGTTGTCGGCGCTGTCGCCGGACTGGACGGCCGCGGTGTCGGTGGCCTGGGTCGTGGTGGCGCAGGGCGTCTGCGGCGTGGCCAAGGACCTGACCAAGACCGCGAGCAAGTCCGCCATCAAGGCGACCGCCGGCGACGCCTCGGGGCGGCTCTTCAGGTGGGTGGCCTTCTTCACCGGCAGCAAGAACGCGATGAAGGGTCTGGGCTTCTTCCTCGGCGGCGTGCTGCTGCAGGCGCTCGGCTTCCAGGCCGCGCTGTGGACCCTGGCCGGGCTGCTGGCGCTGGTCTTCCTCGGCGTCGTGGCCTTCGTGCCGCCGCTGATGGGCAAGGGCCGGGCGTCGTCGTCGGCGCGCGAGCTGTTCGCCAAGCAGCGCGGCCTCAACCTGCTGGCCGCCGCCCGCCTGGTGCTGTTCGGCGCCCGCGATGTCTGGTTCGTCGTCGGCGTGCCGGTGTTCCTCTACGCCTCCGGCTGGACCTTCACCATGGTCGGCGCCTTCCTCGCGTTGTGGACCATCGGCTACGGCGTGGTGCAGGCCGCCGCCCCGGCGCTGGTGCCGCGCAGCGGCGACGGCCTGAGCGCTGAGGTGCCGGCCGCCCGCTGGTGGTCGGCCGGCCTGGCGCTGGTGCCGATGGCGCTGGCGGTGCCGGTGGTGCTGCAGGTGCCGCACCTGGAGTGGGTGGTGGTGGCCGGGCTGGGCGTGTTCGGTGTCGCCTTCGCCGTCAATTCCTCCATCCACTCCTACCTGGTGCTGGCCTATGCCGGCTCGGAAAAGGCGGCGGAGGACGTCGGCTTCTACTACGCGGCCAACGCCATGGGCCGCTTCGTCGGCACGCTGCTGTCGGGCCTGCTCTACCAGTGGGGCGGGCTGGCCTGGGCACTGGCGGGCTCGGCGGCCATGCTGACGGCCTGCTGGGCGCTGACGCTCGCGCTGCCGGTGGACAAGGGTTGA
- a CDS encoding ArsJ-associated glyceraldehyde-3-phosphate dehydrogenase: MAGDLRVGINGLGRIGRLALRAALGAAHRPADDPRAGNRLPVVHLNELKGGAAATAHLLQFDSVQGRWRADIEAEGDDAIRIGDHRLGFSAHDWPAAIPWGDLGVDVVLECTGKFLTPETLQGHLDRGAKRVIVAAPVKVGDVLNIVVGVNHGAYDPARHRIVTAASCTTNCLAPVVKVVHEALGIRHGQITTIHDPTNTNGVVDAPHKDLRRARSALLSLAPTTTGSATAITLIYPELKGKLDGHAVRAPVLNASLTDAVFELNRPTTAEEVNRLFAEAARGPLAGILGVETRPLVSADYAGDTRSAIVDAPSTLVTDGTLLKVYAWYDNEMGYACRMVDLACHIDAMGV, translated from the coding sequence ATGGCGGGCGACCTGCGGGTGGGCATCAACGGGCTGGGCCGCATCGGCCGGCTGGCGCTGCGGGCGGCGCTGGGCGCCGCGCACCGGCCGGCCGACGACCCGCGTGCGGGCAACCGGCTGCCCGTGGTGCACCTCAACGAGCTGAAGGGCGGCGCGGCCGCGACGGCGCACCTGCTGCAGTTCGACAGCGTGCAGGGCCGCTGGCGTGCCGACATCGAAGCCGAGGGCGACGACGCCATCCGCATCGGCGACCACCGGCTCGGCTTCTCGGCCCACGACTGGCCCGCCGCCATCCCCTGGGGCGACCTCGGCGTGGACGTCGTGCTGGAGTGCACCGGCAAATTCCTCACCCCCGAGACGCTGCAGGGCCACCTCGACCGCGGCGCCAAGCGCGTCATCGTCGCCGCGCCGGTGAAGGTGGGCGACGTGCTGAACATCGTGGTCGGCGTCAACCACGGCGCCTACGACCCGGCCCGGCACCGCATCGTCACCGCCGCCTCCTGCACCACCAACTGCCTGGCGCCGGTGGTCAAGGTGGTGCACGAGGCGCTCGGCATCCGCCACGGCCAGATCACCACGATCCACGACCCGACCAACACCAACGGCGTGGTCGACGCGCCGCACAAGGACCTGCGCCGCGCCCGCAGCGCGCTGCTCAGCCTGGCGCCCACCACCACCGGCAGCGCCACCGCCATCACGCTGATCTACCCCGAGCTGAAGGGCAAGCTCGACGGCCACGCGGTGCGCGCGCCGGTGCTCAACGCCTCGCTCACGGACGCCGTCTTCGAGCTGAACCGTCCGACCACCGCCGAGGAGGTCAACCGCCTCTTCGCCGAGGCCGCCCGCGGCCCGCTGGCCGGCATCCTCGGCGTCGAGACCCGGCCGCTGGTGAGCGCCGACTACGCCGGCGACACCCGCAGCGCCATCGTCGACGCGCCGTCCACGCTGGTCACCGACGGCACGCTGCTCAAGGTCTACGCCTGGTACGACAACGAGATGGGCTACGCCTGCCGCATGGTCGACCTGGCCTGCCACATCGACGCGATGGGCGTTTGA
- a CDS encoding UvrD-helicase domain-containing protein: protein MSSTRSPDLFSFADAEADTGEGVLQNGAGADGNPLLRHLNPEQLAAVTLPAEPALILAGAGSGKTRVLTTRIAWLLQTNQVSPGGVMAVTFTNKAAKEMLTRLSALLPVNVRGMWIGTFHGLCNRFLRAHWKLAGLPQSFQILDAGDTVSAVKRVIKGMGLDEERFVPKQVSWFIAGQKEDGQRPKDLVPQDEHTRRLIEVYQAYEDQCQREGVVDFAELMLRTYELMRDNAAVRDHYQRRFRHVLVDEFQDTNRLQYNWLKMFSPPGRAGHGTFAVGDDDQSIYAFRGAQVGNMALFEREYRVRRVVKLERNYRSFGHILDSANELIARNSRRLGKNLRTEAGPGEPVRVYEATSDFAEAQWFLEEAQQLHRAGMPRREMAVLYRSNAQSRVIESALFNAGIPYRVYGGLRFFERAEVKHALAYLRLIENPNDDTSYLRVVNFPARGIGARTLEQLQDAARTSGRSLYQSVGAVPGKAGANLLAFNRLVEAMRDATRGLTLREIIEHVVHASGLVDFYRTEREGAERLENLDELVNAAEAFVTQEGFGKDAVALPVDEAASADERLPAPAAEYLTPGAEAVARLDLTPDAETGEIVSPLAAFLTHAALEAGDNQAQAGQDAVQMMTVHAAKGLEFDAVFITGLEEGLFPHENSLSDVDGLEEERRLMYVAITRARQRLYLSFSQTRLLHGQTRYHVRSRFLEELPEGALKWITPKGGMGGAASPGRWGGAGGWGAAAAPAPLPPSMAQARETHGLRTGQAVFHNKFGEGVVVTLEGHGADARAQINFGRHGMKWLALSVAKLTPIA, encoded by the coding sequence ATGAGCAGCACCCGATCGCCCGACCTCTTCTCCTTTGCCGACGCGGAGGCGGACACGGGGGAAGGTGTGCTCCAGAACGGTGCCGGCGCCGACGGCAACCCGCTCCTGCGGCACCTGAACCCGGAGCAATTGGCGGCGGTGACGCTGCCGGCCGAGCCGGCGCTCATCCTGGCCGGGGCCGGCTCCGGCAAGACCCGCGTGCTGACCACCCGCATCGCCTGGCTGCTGCAGACGAACCAGGTGTCGCCCGGCGGGGTGATGGCGGTCACCTTCACCAACAAGGCCGCCAAGGAGATGCTGACCCGGCTGTCGGCGCTGCTGCCGGTGAACGTGCGCGGCATGTGGATCGGCACCTTCCACGGGCTGTGCAACCGCTTCCTGCGGGCGCACTGGAAGCTGGCCGGGCTGCCCCAGTCCTTCCAGATCCTCGATGCGGGGGACACCGTCTCGGCCGTCAAGCGCGTCATCAAGGGCATGGGCCTGGACGAGGAGCGCTTCGTGCCCAAGCAGGTGAGCTGGTTCATCGCCGGTCAGAAGGAGGACGGCCAGCGCCCGAAGGACCTGGTGCCGCAGGACGAGCACACCCGCCGGCTGATCGAGGTCTACCAGGCCTACGAGGACCAGTGCCAGCGCGAGGGCGTGGTCGACTTCGCCGAGCTGATGCTGCGCACCTACGAGCTGATGCGTGACAACGCCGCCGTGCGCGACCACTACCAGCGCCGTTTCCGCCATGTGCTGGTCGACGAGTTCCAGGACACCAACCGCCTGCAGTACAACTGGCTCAAGATGTTCTCGCCGCCCGGCCGCGCCGGCCACGGCACCTTCGCGGTGGGCGACGACGACCAGAGCATCTACGCCTTCCGCGGCGCCCAGGTGGGCAACATGGCCCTCTTCGAACGCGAATACCGGGTGCGCCGGGTGGTCAAGCTCGAGCGCAACTACCGCAGCTTCGGCCACATCCTCGACAGCGCCAACGAACTGATCGCGCGCAACAGCCGGCGCCTGGGCAAGAACCTGCGCACCGAGGCCGGCCCGGGCGAACCGGTGCGCGTCTACGAGGCCACTAGCGATTTCGCCGAGGCGCAGTGGTTCCTCGAGGAAGCGCAACAGCTGCACCGCGCCGGCATGCCGCGGCGCGAGATGGCCGTGCTCTACCGCAGCAACGCGCAGTCGCGGGTGATCGAGTCGGCGCTGTTCAACGCCGGCATCCCGTACCGCGTCTACGGCGGCCTGCGCTTCTTCGAGCGCGCCGAGGTGAAGCACGCGCTGGCCTACCTGCGGCTGATCGAGAACCCCAACGACGACACCAGCTACCTGCGGGTGGTCAACTTCCCGGCGCGCGGCATCGGCGCCCGCACGCTGGAGCAGCTGCAGGACGCCGCCCGCACCTCCGGGCGCAGCCTGTACCAGAGCGTCGGCGCGGTGCCGGGCAAGGCCGGCGCCAACCTGCTCGCCTTCAACCGCCTGGTCGAGGCCATGCGCGACGCCACCCGCGGCCTGACGCTGCGCGAGATCATCGAGCACGTGGTGCACGCCAGCGGCCTGGTCGACTTCTACCGTACCGAGCGGGAAGGCGCCGAGCGGCTGGAGAACCTGGACGAGCTGGTCAACGCCGCCGAGGCCTTCGTCACCCAGGAGGGCTTCGGCAAGGATGCGGTGGCGCTGCCCGTGGACGAGGCGGCGAGCGCGGACGAGCGCCTGCCGGCACCGGCGGCCGAGTACCTGACGCCGGGTGCCGAGGCGGTGGCCCGCCTCGACCTCACCCCCGACGCCGAGACCGGCGAGATCGTCTCGCCGCTGGCCGCCTTCCTCACCCACGCCGCGCTGGAGGCCGGCGACAACCAGGCCCAGGCCGGGCAGGACGCCGTCCAGATGATGACGGTGCACGCCGCCAAGGGGCTGGAGTTCGACGCCGTCTTCATCACCGGGTTGGAGGAGGGCCTGTTCCCGCACGAGAACAGCCTGTCCGACGTCGACGGGCTGGAGGAGGAGCGGCGGCTGATGTACGTCGCCATCACCCGCGCCCGCCAGCGGCTGTACCTGAGCTTCAGCCAGACCCGGCTGCTGCACGGCCAGACCCGCTACCACGTGAGGAGCCGCTTCCTGGAAGAGCTGCCCGAGGGTGCGTTGAAGTGGATCACCCCGAAGGGCGGGATGGGCGGTGCGGCGTCGCCCGGCCGCTGGGGCGGGGCGGGCGGTTGGGGCGCTGCCGCCGCCCCGGCGCCGCTGCCCCCGTCGATGGCGCAGGCCCGCGAGACGCACGGCCTGCGCACCGGCCAGGCCGTCTTCCACAACAAGTTCGGCGAGGGCGTGGTGGTCACGCTGGAAGGCCACGGCGCCGACGCCCGCGCCCAGATCAACTTCGGCCGCCACGGCATGAAGTGGCTGGCGCTGAGCGTCGCAAAGCTCACCCCCATCGCCTGA